The window TATTTGAAATCTACACTCCAAAAGTATAGAAATTTGTGATAGAATCAACTGTTAAATTTGCGGCAATAGACAAAAAGTGttatctatcttttaaataaagatcattgttctcagGGTAATAAATTTCCTGAAAAAAGTTAGATATTatcgaataaataaaacctacagaaacttgaaaaaagtttcaaacaaTTGTggccaaaataaaatttcatacctaatgggacaattttttttttgttggttaaCATGTTCTCTAAGAGATCCTTAAATTCAGAGCATCGGGAAATTAAATACCTGAGGAAATTCATCTTACTCTTGATTAGAAATCTTTCTTCGTCCAGATCTAGGATATCTATCTATTACTCTAAGGGCCGATTTACAGTACTAATTGCAGTCAGATTTCAATTTGGgtttaacttgacatttgccaatgcattttaaaattatggcgACTTACAATAATgttgaattagtttaattcggaattaaagtttaatttcgctttctataaactaacctttagttatttttgttttttttttaatatcaaagATGGAACAGTTAGCGATATTTTAGCGGAGAGCAATCCGCCTTATTGACTTTCCTTCCTATAAGCTTTTAGAATTATTCCCACTTTATCCAAATTGCAAATGTGGACCGTGAttgctttgtatttttttttattctgtttttgatgatgctttttattttatcgtttGGGGTTGTTTActagttttatattttccaataaaaattataactattTATAACCTTTAAATCCGCTATTCAAATGCCAAATATacttaacttttttcaatcagtttagttttccAAACAATTATTGAAGCAAAATGTGGTAAAATTTATGTGttgataacttgaaaactattatcaattttgcaattttctcgacgccaatcaATTTCCCGGATTATTTTACATAGGTCTACATCAAAGTAATGccattttttcgaaaagttttgtcgtaattaagaaaatgaaaaaaattaaaaattcttgaaagaGTTTCAAAATCGATTGAAACCTCTGATCTAATAGATTATGATGTACACTTTACGAtggaataagacgttttatcTTAGCTCTTTAGTTATACGTGCtaatcggcgtttaaaaacgattattttttttaatcgttttGAAAATGTCATTCTGTAAAGTTTTGTGAGTCTGTTCTAAAAATGGCACTAGATATTTTTCGCTccaatagtttcgccgtaaccGGCgcttgaaagtgaaaaaataaaatttcaatgtgtttttttacgtttttttcgGAAATTCTAGACTTACATCAAAACAGAATACATCCTGAAAACTTTGAGCCGTTCTGGGCAACGCCTTAAATTACAGAGGCACtgttagtttttcaaaaaaattcataactcgaaaacaaaagCTCTTAAAGTAAAACGGTTTGTCCAGATGACTTCTACTATTCATTTCACTACtagtattttctaaaatttgaatttttggattttttgcctaaaattgATACGTGTACAAACCTACTTTCTCTCGGaaactcaaattttaaattaaaatcttaaattcAGTTTGTTGTTTCAAATAATTGAAACACCCACTTCGTACGTTTAGTTatttttctcgatttttttattttggaaaccaTTTGTTAGAAAggattaaaaacatttaagtcAAATCAACGTTTTATTAACTTGTTctacaccaaaaaaaattgttataaaccTTAACACCCTACCAATACTGAACAGTGaacacaaaattgaaaataaattattagtcgtaacaacaacattaaggCCCAGTTTCTGGAACATATTTATCGtagagataaatttaaacctCAGTTAAAACATAGCAACGCCAATCAGACACGCGCTACCTTAGCAACTATCagagagataaaatttaactgaagTTTAATCGTACCAGAAATCGGGCCTAAAACAAATAACTTTGCGATCCGGTAAAGAATCGGAAAATCCTAAACTTGATTTCATCGTTCAGGACAAGCCTAAAATTGATATCTCCGAACTTGTTGATAGTGTTAGCAAGCACATAGGTGTAACCCTGGTTGTCGAACGCGAAACTATCAGGCCAGATCACCGTGCTCCGATTCTGGTACAAAATCTCGGGTGGGGTTCCCCCAAACACATCCCATTTCCCCACTGCATAAAGCGGCAACAAACCATAGTACAAATTCCCGAAATTGTCCATCGCCATCCCGTCGCCTTGCGCCTGTTTATCCCCCAAATAGGTGACATAAGCCCTCCAGTCGCCGGTACTCAACAAATCTTCGCGTTTCAAAACCTCGGTACTTATCCCAAAGACGCTAAATCCGGTCAAGGAGCAATACAGCAGCACCCGGGGGTTGCTCCCCCGAGGGGTTAGCGCAATCCCGTCGATGGGGGCCAACGCCCGGAACGGCCAGTCATCCACCACGAAATTCGCAGCTTCAATTTGCGGAAACATGGACGCGTCCCGGAATTTCCAAGCCCGGTTTTCCCGGACCGAAAAAACGATTAGTCCGGGGTCGATTGCGCTGTTGTCGGTGATGTAGGCGTAGCCAGTGTCGTCCACGACGATGTCGTTCAGAAAACCGCCCCTCCGGAGCCCGATTGTTTCCGGGAAGGTGTAACTCCGGATGCGGCGGTGTGTGTTTAAGTCATACCTATGGGTATCTAAAGATTAGAATACGTTATGTCgctaaatattaaaatgtttttgtatttaaacaaCGCTtaaacaacaaacaaaaaaggatTGGGGGGATTTACCTGGCACTAAATTAtgaatagtaataaataatgctaatgttaattattttttcacttacattatcgatattttttattataattcacactataaaatataatgttcCTGATACTagaattaacaatttttttaattttagaattaactttaagaaaagtactttttttgtttctatttttttacctCTGGCTCGTAGCTCGTAGCTCGTAGCTCAAGCTAGATTTGTTGAGGAGtaaaatttcatatttcaaataaaaacaggTCCATTGGGATCACGAGAGGGAAGTAGGTCTTGTACTCTGGTCGCTAGTCAccctattttaaaattttaaagagcGTCCCCTACTTTTTTAGGAAGGAAGGGAAATTTTTAAGAGACGTCTACAAGCAGACTTACACGTTTAAATTACTGGAAAACTTACCACTTTCGTGGAAATTCATCTAAACTACAGGGTGcttaaaaactggcgcaccaactcgttattgagaagcaagtgcagattacggaaaaaatgttgaaaaaattcccaaagtcatattttaaaaaatctggagctacaaacttattgtgttaacttctttggttttcattatttttttatgtttttatgtttcataccaggtaatcgttccgtaacaaaagaatgaataattatttttaaatttactatcatattttagcagtttttttaatttaaaaaaattaaaattcatcaaaaaaatcacaatgtgtagatgtgccaacactgggaattatttcctaggaaaccgtttcaaaaatttttttttttattgttgctcaaattctattgcgatcatgactgttagacaacgttgccacatatcatttatctaaaattcgttatttatcaataactttaatacaaagaatttttttactatttttacctttatatgtaaccagttctctaccacacaccattgagtttttgagcacgctgtataaacaaagaaaattttaaactacagcgtgctcaaaaactggcgcaccaactcaatggtgtgtggtagaaaagtggttacatataaaggtaaaaatagtaaaaaaattctttgtattaaagttattgataaataacaaattttaggtaaatgatgtgtggcaacgttgtctaacagtcatgatcgcaatagaatttgagcaacaataaaaataaattatttttgaaacggtttcctaggaaataattcccagtgttggcacatctacacattgtgattttttggataaattttaatttttttaaattaaaaaaactgctaaaatctgatagtaaatttaaaaataattattcatcgttttgttacggaacgattacctggtatgaaacataaaaacataagaaaataatgaaagctaaagaagttaacacaataagtttgtagctccagatttttttaaatatgactttaggaattttttcaacatttttcccgtaatctgcacttgcttctcaataacgtaccactgagttggtgcgccagtttttgagcaccctgtatattgaaaatagtgttatcaagcacgtttttgaactaaaacTCAGTTGATTTCGCTAAACCGAAtaaaacatttgttaaatttgaCATTTACTAGGGGCTTAGTAAGTTGTAGGGCCAGAAATGCAGTTATTTCAAAGAATTTCAGAAATAAGCCGATTAAGCTTCATTCTGCATTTTCGAGGCGGCTAAAATAATCATTATCGAGGGTTTTCTGCTAAAATAAtcattcttttatttattaacaaccGGGCCTATTACTaaattgcataaaaaaaaccttttcTGCAGGGAATAAGGGAATCTATGAAACTAagagcttttaaaaaacgagtgacacattcttggcctgttttttgaaaaaataattttggtcgaaATCTAAGAGCCATTTATGTGATTTAcagtgattttaaaaattcatctcggtcaaaaattgaattaactcatgaaaattttcgagctatgattttttcacaatttgaTGCATCcactttttgtttcaaaaataattgttggaattagtgccttttaaattagtagaattttaaaacgattgttcaacaataaaaatgtaagatATTTTTGTGCCCGTTCGtcatcagtttttatttctttttcctgctcgtattttaatttttagaaatgtgGCTCCAATTGTAGCTTGCAAACAGTTTGATTGGAAAAATTCACTCTAGTCAAACTAttcataaaaactgaaaataaaatctaaatattTGTGCAAAGTGTCCCGTCCGGTAAAATGCAATGGCTGTTACATCTCCTTTTACAAAGGTCCAAAACTTTAACACATAATACATTCAACAGAAGGTGTTTGCTCTTATTAGAGGAATCATTATACCCCACTCTCCTCTACACATTTGAACAAAACATTGTACAGCCacttttttttgagaatttaatgtattaaattaataatgtagTCGCCGTTTTTTCACTATTTGCTAGAGTGATCGAGAACATGCCactcatttttttgaaaacttctAGTTTCGGAGATTCcccatttttacgaaaattacacattttttttccttttataattaaatcacGCTTATCGAAAGTAGCTTTACTAGGGAGTcagaataaattaacaaacatTTGACCGAACGTGTTACCAAACAAAATTGCCAATGGCAACAGACGAAgcgcaaataaatatttttttctaattttagtcgtcaactTTTCTCAACCTATTAAGAGTGTAAAGCTTAACATATACATATTTCACCATTTTTTCCGgaattaattgatttaaattaatttaaataatctgtacttttttttggtacaaaaaatTGAGCCATTTTTTATGCGCTTCGCTGTTAATAAACAGGGTCagtctaaaaatttattttagttgagtttcaaaaaaattgtaatcacACAGAAACGTGGCGTTTAATTCATTCATTATGCATGGGAATTATTTcagaattattttacaatttcgcataattgaaagtaattaattagtattataaagtcactgaaaagtatagtttttttattatttctaatgacATTCTGAAACAATTGAATTTTCGtcggaaattattttttctgttttcgtCACCATAGTTCACAGTGCCTATAATAAGCTGTATTTTACAACCATATGATCTTCTAACACagcttttttgtttacttgTACAGGTTGAATAAGTACAATCGATGGACATAAAAAACTGGTAAATCGAAAAGTGTTGCTcattgtgtatcaaaatttgaattgtCATTGAAGACAAAAACTGTCAGAAATTTAACAATAGTCTCTGTAGCTCTTTGAACTTAAGTAGCTGATAAAGCAACTGTATTAACTGTGTTTAATCTTTGTAAATGTAGAGAACATTAGAGAACTGAAATTAATGTTCTTCACCACATGTCATTAGtagtcacaatttttataactttactCGAtataaaattgtgattttgtgaCTTATACAATTGTCGTGCTGGTACTAGTTTTATATCCACCGCATAAAAAAGGTGTCAGCATTTTTGtgatttctaattttttttcttttttttttctttagcaaCCGCTTCAATGGTTGCTCTTTTATCATTGCCCAAGAGATGGACCGAAATCACCTTAtcgtattattttaaaaacagtgactatttataaattaattcagATGTACAGGGCGTCTCAAGTGTTTTGGAttgatcaaaaaaatatttcttcttgagtaaaaaatgaattaaggTAGTTGGTGCCTAAATTCACTttcttaagatttttttttaattctaataaATCTAAATATAATCATATTGTTCAAAGAATTCCGCATCGACAGTGGTTTCGGAgatattgaattttaaaaattggattttttactCTTATTTACAATACGGTATATggagaattgttttttttttacttttcttgaTATATGGTATAAAAAATAGATATATCCTCATTACTTAAATGACCACACAGTTTTTGTGGTAAATTgtgaattttgtatttttcgatggttatattaatttattatattttgaaaaatttagcaTAAAGACCACATTACACTGCATCCCTCTGGCTTCAACCAatgccaaaaataaatcatattattatcatcattatcattaaCACTATTCCAGCGAATACTTGAAAATTCTCTTAAATTTGCCGAAACTTTAccaaaagttgaataacactttttttcataagaacactttgtatttattttgttttcacatgtcataacatttttgataagctttttATTGATGTGCCGTTTGTttaccaatttaaaaatatttcgtaaaatttagaaaaattcgtaaaaaattgacatacatAGCATagagaaataaaatatttagagcCTGTTTACAGAACaatttaatcgcaattaaaatttaatttgtaattaacttgacgtttgtcagtgcaaaataaatggcagcttaattcgaattagtttaatcttgatttaaattttaatttcacttttcgtAAACCGACtcctcttaatttcaaacactaATGCCTGCGtgatttccaatttttgagatgccgtaaaactatttttagcatttttttgtagtcaTACCAAATTAGTTTAGTGGGGCAGGCGGTGGCCGGAGTCACCCGGAACCCATCCAACACCCACATCACCCCGCTCCGGTCAATTTCCATGCTTTGCACCGCCTTGATCCCCTCACACGTGGGGTCGGTGTTGGAGTCCCAGTCCGGGTAAGGGGTCAAGAGTGGGTTAATCGGCGCCTCATCGGCGAAAAAGTAGGCGAGAGTGACCGGAACTCCGGGCCGGAATTTGGGCAGCGCGATGTACCACCGGTTCCGGTAGAATTTGATTCCGGTCATGGCGACGTTCTCCGGGATGTAGTCACCGGAGTCGATGGCCTCCTCGTATGTGATGGAACTTTCCCAAGTGAAATTGATGTAAGACCATTGGTGGGTGATCTCGAAGGTCGGGGCAATGACACTTTCTTCCAAGGTGGTGCAGCGCGAACTTGAAAATGTTAGGAGGAagaaaaaaagcatttttgcacaCTAGTCACTCGCATTCACACAATGGAATGGTGTGATTTGACTGAgaggttttattaaattgccGACGTGTTACGTTAtaccaataatttaaattttccgtCTGAAAGTCTCTGAACTTTGGCGAATTGCACCACCGGACTTGAGCAatgaaagtttatttattttgttttactatCTTATTAGTTAGTTTTAGACATGACTCactcaattaattattaatataattggAATTAAAAATCGAATAACGACAGATTGGCACGAAAAGAAGTGGTTTCAAGTACCAAATGTTTCATACAACTAGAGACGTATTAGTCAACTTTTGTGTTCCAGTTGCAAAACGATCAAATTACGAAAAAGGCGCTTTggctaaaaaaataactacgtGAAGGTTGCTAATGTGATACATGGTATAGTTTTTCATTCATTGCATGAAAAAGTTACTCAACTTTATAAAATTGTGAATGGAAACGATATTGATTGACAGAATGATCGAGTCATTAAGtacattattaaaataagaaagagacaaatgttttacttttacttaaaTTCATTTATATTTAAAGACACTCTATGCAGAATGTGTAATGTAGTTAAGTTGTTGTAATTACTGCGTTTATGCAAGCGGTATTTTCTACAATTACTTATTCAAGTGAATGAAAGTTTTTAGATGCATTTTGAGAAATGCGAATTGTGGAGTTAATGACCGTCGGTTTTGTGTTGTCATTATGACAagtaaaaaatggaaaatatgacaaaataaagTACACAATACTCATTTGCTAAGCCTTTTTGGTCCATTGGTGCTTTAGGTCTCAGCTCggcaaaaacacaaaaaccaGCAAtcatattttgaaagaatCTGGAAGAAATAGAGAAACACTGTTGTCTTGCCACATAAATCACTGCAGAGGCCGAAAAACTCACtcttttcattaaaatgtgttctttttttaattacaagtgttattttaacaattgctatcattttttatttattttttggtcaaagttGAGGCGGTAAAAAGCTAACGTTAGATAAAGACAATATTTCCAAAgctaataaaactttattagttcgatattttttaaagtagcaTGTGTTacaacacaaaacaaaaattaacccTTCTTGCTATGAAAACAAATCAAGTTAGCCCTGTATTCTcagaacaaatggagataCAAATTTGATAAACACCTCAAACGGTAGAATTTAAATACTATGCGaccatttgaatttataattagggTAGACGGTTTATTTCTTGTGAATAATAAACTAGTGCAAACTTAGGGGAAAATGtgttctaattaaatattactttCAAAATGTTACTATTTAACACTTCAGCTTGATTAAATGTGTTATTAACCATTTTGATccaaattaaataactattaaaaccttctctaattataaattcaactGATCACATGGTAcaggtgattcaaaagtgtcggacAAATTCTCGTATGACGATGAAAGACGTTCATTTAAGCTCAAAAATGAagtcaaatgtttttttcaagcaacttttttttaatattttttaatttgtttttcttagcAACGGAATCGATGTGTTTGTCTTTTGTTTATTCAAGGATGTcggatttaatttattgtagaatttgtaagttttttaattgttcagCACATCAGTAGATATTAATTGTTGACTTTTTCCAACAGattgtttaatgttgcaatAGCTGTAATTTTGGTtaactaaagtcaaaaaaaatatgactgaagcataaaaaaataacttcgaaGAGCTCTCGTGAAAAAAGGttcatacatttttttgtcacaggaacttttatttcagtttattGTCCTTTATATCAGCACCCGAAGATTGTACGATACTTTTGAATCACACTGTATACTAAATTTCAATCAGTCTTGATGTACAGGTCTTCGCAAAGTTGAGGCGTTCCTTTTAACATATCTatgcattattattaagagTTTTAGCCTTTATCAACATTTTACTAAGGTGTTTTAGgctaaaacttttaaaaacaatgcttGCTAGCACCTCTTAGAAGGAACGCCTCACCTTCGCGAACACGCTGTATagtttttataacatttaacCTGtgatttaactgtatccatacttttcaGCAATCCCGTATGTAGGAAACGGACTTTGCTGACTTCAGTGTCTGAAGGTTGGATGAAGAAGAGTTGCAGCAGTAATAGATGAAATTGTTTGAAAGATACATTTAAGAAAACGAATCGAATAAATATAAAGAACCTCTTCTACATGTGAATATCTTGTGCCAAGTTCAAGTTCAGTTTGAAGTTATGATATTAATgtaaatgttaatgttaatacATGATTCgacaaattttcttaataaattatacaCCATAAGATACCAGTTGCATTGGCTTGATTGGTGATCCTATAAGAACGTAGGTGTTCCacattaaaacataaataaatctcaaaaaatatcCGAAGTGGTTTATGgtggaaaaatttttgttaaaaattgcaaaatataaaaatcaggATTCAGTATCAGGATCACAGGAACGCGAAGAGGTCTTTTGAATTAAGGTCGGTAAAATAGAAACCTGTAACAGCGCCATCTAGCGGAATCGAAATTTACTTTTCCGAAAAACCCTTTTGCATTTCTGTGATCCTAATACAAATTCTGGTTTTGGCCGATTTTGAGATAATTCTGtcacaaaatatcaaatttcTGCTAAGTTTTAAAAGTATCAGGAGCAGTATTAGGAACACAGGAAGATGAAGAGGTGTTTAGgattttagagaaaaattttctggtaaaactttcaaaattcaTAAATCGGGATTTTGTATTAGGATCATAGGAACGCAAAGAggtgttttgaatttttaagatCGGTATTACAGAAACCTGTAACAGC of the Tribolium castaneum strain GA2 chromosome 1, icTriCast1.1, whole genome shotgun sequence genome contains:
- the Y-5 gene encoding yellow-5 precursor; protein product: MLFFFLLTFSSSRCTTLEESVIAPTFEITHQWSYINFTWESSITYEEAIDSGDYIPENVAMTGIKFYRNRWYIALPKFRPGVPVTLAYFFADEAPINPLLTPYPDWDSNTDPTCEGIKAVQSMEIDRSGVMWVLDGFRVTPATACPTKLIWYDLNTHRRIRSYTFPETIGLRRGGFLNDIVVDDTGYAYITDNSAIDPGLIVFSVRENRAWKFRDASMFPQIEAANFVVDDWPFRALAPIDGIALTPRGSNPRVLLYCSLTGFSVFGISTEVLKREDLLSTGDWRAYVTYLGDKQAQGDGMAMDNFGNLYYGLLPLYAVGKWDVFGGTPPEILYQNRSTVIWPDSFAFDNQGYTYVLANTINKFGDINFRLVLNDEIKFRIFRFFTGSQSYLF